One window of the Streptomyces sp. TS71-3 genome contains the following:
- a CDS encoding SUMF1/EgtB/PvdO family nonheme iron enzyme, producing MVDERLRRLRSELDDHSRIADRLGLDLERPLRSLNDGYPENAVALVGKLTEKLLKELWRHHDIEGDPSTKALNDLVKRCRPHIRSSTVLDALDDIRRLRNRSTHDGYDISDEDGLLAVRRLVDVLVWFTDTGSAALLGGEPDMVPEVARRCEFLAGLYVTLGYRQAKRFVLSPDTVYQLFCRESGMRLEYVELMLSRDADDLSTVLASSGGELLRTRLPKLTRFVVLDNDSGAQPGALHQMLGLDFRIVRYDGFVDTLVDLDAHLSHLSSAHVLAGPRTAVPAAALTTDPRTGELRMEQSEDAAELLRRLVRGSANVLVTGRPGSGKSTLLRSLAANPEVRRFRFYFDLSLKPKGEPFSEYAARLLAPAMTSDRSRAYDLFLYLIRSGTAVCVLDAVDEGVDEPSPAGFLRLFTDLAAVLSAESAVVMSSRVSFLADSPQVRQLLDSGAGRSEQLVEQMYANGLDPSRVPHFHVVRLADPKATPLERRLTASLKLPAGKPLADILGVHLSRTLAEAGQAELEQRLPAAFGHAFLTDRTVFSLLDIHRQLGAGAFKDGRLGLDNCVLAPVLRPAGRDHLAFAHTAYQELLAARFLAEPKNRETAADLSGGAFLTEQVRAFLAGMPGSPETEDCVLPAGAYLVGPAERLLIRRVERPVRFDRHAVTVERYRRFLDALDADGTSQWDHPDQPAHVTHRPWTDRLMRPDYYENPRYADHPAICVSWWSAYAFAAFDGKRLPTSLEWEAAARGSFGRLFPWGDGPDIARVNCADTWVDQPVVTYQAWYRDFAGDAVRRAGVTPVGERPGNRSPFGVLDMVGNCWEWTSTSLDDLGEAVICGGSYDNPMRAVQTSSKGIYRKRGTSNAVGFRCVQDADTSSTGETTQ from the coding sequence ATGGTCGACGAGCGGTTGCGGCGCCTGCGCAGTGAACTCGACGACCATTCACGGATCGCCGATCGACTGGGGCTCGATCTGGAGCGGCCGTTACGGTCCCTCAACGACGGCTACCCCGAGAACGCGGTGGCCCTGGTCGGGAAACTGACCGAGAAGCTGCTCAAGGAGTTGTGGCGTCACCACGACATCGAGGGGGATCCTTCGACGAAGGCGCTGAACGACCTGGTCAAGCGGTGCCGTCCGCACATTCGCAGCAGCACGGTTCTGGATGCGCTCGACGACATTCGACGGCTCCGTAACCGCTCGACGCACGACGGGTACGACATCAGTGACGAGGACGGCCTGCTGGCGGTCCGCAGGCTCGTAGACGTACTGGTCTGGTTCACAGACACCGGGAGTGCCGCGCTCCTCGGTGGCGAGCCCGATATGGTGCCCGAGGTGGCGCGCCGCTGCGAGTTTCTCGCCGGGCTGTACGTCACCCTTGGGTACCGGCAGGCCAAGCGGTTCGTCCTCAGCCCGGATACCGTGTACCAGCTGTTCTGCCGTGAGTCGGGCATGCGGCTGGAGTACGTGGAGTTGATGCTCTCCCGGGATGCCGACGACCTGAGCACCGTTCTTGCCTCCAGCGGCGGGGAGCTGCTGCGTACCCGGTTGCCCAAACTCACTCGGTTCGTCGTCCTGGACAACGACAGCGGCGCGCAGCCCGGCGCCCTCCACCAGATGCTGGGTCTCGACTTCCGCATCGTGCGCTACGACGGCTTCGTCGACACCCTCGTCGATCTTGACGCTCACCTCTCCCATCTGTCCTCCGCTCATGTCCTGGCGGGGCCGCGGACTGCTGTCCCCGCGGCGGCGCTGACCACAGATCCGCGCACCGGCGAGTTGAGGATGGAACAGTCCGAAGACGCTGCGGAACTCCTGAGGCGCCTGGTGCGCGGCAGCGCGAACGTCCTGGTCACCGGACGCCCGGGGAGCGGCAAGAGCACGCTTTTGCGCTCCCTGGCTGCCAATCCGGAGGTCCGCCGCTTCCGCTTCTACTTCGATCTGAGTCTAAAACCGAAGGGTGAACCGTTCTCCGAGTACGCGGCCCGCCTCCTCGCGCCGGCCATGACCTCGGACCGTTCGCGTGCTTACGATCTCTTCCTCTACCTCATCCGTTCCGGCACGGCGGTGTGTGTGCTCGACGCGGTGGACGAGGGCGTCGACGAGCCAAGCCCTGCCGGCTTCCTGCGGCTCTTCACCGATCTGGCAGCCGTCCTGTCCGCCGAATCGGCAGTGGTGATGAGTTCAAGGGTCTCCTTCCTCGCGGACTCGCCCCAGGTACGCCAGCTGCTGGACAGCGGCGCGGGCCGCTCCGAGCAACTGGTGGAGCAGATGTACGCGAACGGCCTCGATCCGTCCCGCGTGCCTCACTTCCATGTCGTACGCCTGGCTGATCCGAAGGCAACTCCTCTGGAGAGGCGCCTCACCGCGTCACTGAAGCTTCCTGCGGGGAAGCCGCTCGCGGACATCTTGGGCGTTCACCTTTCGCGGACGTTGGCGGAGGCCGGGCAGGCTGAGTTGGAGCAGCGGTTGCCCGCCGCGTTCGGCCACGCCTTCCTTACCGACCGCACTGTGTTCTCCCTCCTCGATATCCACCGGCAGTTGGGTGCCGGCGCCTTCAAGGACGGGCGCCTCGGTCTCGACAACTGTGTCCTGGCTCCTGTGCTGCGGCCTGCCGGGCGAGATCACCTTGCTTTCGCGCACACGGCGTACCAGGAGTTACTGGCTGCCAGGTTTCTGGCCGAGCCGAAGAACCGGGAAACCGCAGCGGACCTTTCAGGCGGTGCCTTCCTTACCGAGCAGGTCCGCGCGTTCCTTGCCGGAATGCCCGGCAGCCCCGAAACAGAGGACTGCGTGCTGCCCGCCGGAGCGTATCTGGTCGGGCCGGCAGAACGGCTGCTGATCCGCCGCGTCGAACGCCCCGTACGCTTCGACCGCCATGCGGTGACGGTCGAACGCTACCGCCGCTTCCTCGACGCCTTGGACGCGGACGGCACCTCGCAGTGGGACCACCCCGACCAGCCGGCTCACGTGACACACCGCCCGTGGACCGACCGGCTGATGCGGCCCGACTACTACGAGAATCCGCGCTATGCCGACCACCCCGCCATCTGCGTGAGCTGGTGGAGCGCCTACGCCTTCGCGGCGTTCGACGGCAAGCGTCTGCCGACCTCGCTGGAATGGGAGGCCGCGGCCCGTGGAAGCTTCGGGCGCTTGTTCCCCTGGGGCGACGGCCCCGACATCGCCCGTGTCAACTGCGCCGACACATGGGTCGATCAGCCCGTCGTGACCTACCAGGCGTGGTACCGGGACTTCGCGGGCGATGCTGTCAGGCGGGCAGGGGTGACACCCGTCGGCGAACGGCCCGGCAACCGCTCGCCGTTCGGCGTCCTCGACATGGTGGGCAACTGCTGGGAATGGACCTCCACCAGCCTGGACGACCTCGGCGAGGCCGTCATCTGCGGCGGCAGCTACGACAACCCGATGCGTGCGGTGCAGACGAGTAGCAAGGGCATCTACCGGAAGCGCGGAACAAGCAACGCGGTCGGCTTCCGGTGTGTGCAAGACGCCGACACGTCCAGCACAGGGGAGACGACGCAATGA
- a CDS encoding ATP-binding protein — MVPTLSPLPRPAGAPPNDPPSRPLPGSWEVAADRTTAHPALLRRIAKVHLELCGLAGSPAMDTVPLLLSELVANAIQHGGGEVRVRVRLGGWRLLIEVTDGGKGLPVLRRRGLEEESGRGLLLVEALAESWGVSEDGATTWCVISIPWSSGLPADQGRTDCSSNPPA, encoded by the coding sequence ATGGTTCCCACGCTCTCCCCCCTGCCCCGGCCCGCCGGAGCACCACCCAACGACCCGCCGAGCCGGCCACTTCCCGGCAGTTGGGAAGTCGCGGCCGACCGCACGACTGCGCACCCCGCCCTTCTCCGCCGGATAGCGAAGGTCCACCTCGAACTCTGCGGCCTGGCCGGCAGCCCGGCGATGGACACGGTGCCGCTGCTTCTCAGCGAGCTGGTGGCCAATGCCATTCAGCACGGCGGCGGAGAGGTCCGCGTCCGGGTGCGCCTGGGTGGCTGGCGGCTCCTCATCGAGGTGACGGACGGCGGCAAGGGGCTACCGGTGCTGCGGCGCCGCGGCCTGGAGGAGGAGAGCGGCCGAGGTCTCCTCCTTGTGGAAGCCCTGGCCGAGTCATGGGGCGTCAGCGAGGACGGGGCGACGACCTGGTGTGTCATCAGCATCCCCTGGTCATCAGGACTCCCCGCTGACCAGGGCAGAACCGACTGCTCCTCGAACCCTCCGGCCTGA
- a CDS encoding helix-turn-helix transcriptional regulator — MARQSNDPAPPLTTSEGPTARRRQLGYRLRELRAERGMTAEEAGEKAGVSKATVSRYERAVGAVRWNQVDALARAYEASDEERERLVALAKNSKDVEGWWLPYAERLSSPMRLLLAMENEAPRISHYALGLVPGLLQTLDYARAIRPTPGHALPEAEVDEYLGVRMRRQQILDRPAPPDYRVVLDESVLHRQVGGPQVMAAQLDYLLERGRAASTSIQILPFSQGAYTASLTSFVILGGPDPSLDVIFIENQVGSLVLEEPAARTEYTNAIEFLRGEALDPDSSAALIAEARKTHLQLT, encoded by the coding sequence ATGGCCAGGCAGTCCAATGACCCTGCGCCGCCCCTGACCACCAGCGAAGGCCCAACGGCCCGGCGCCGGCAGTTGGGCTACCGACTCCGCGAGCTGAGGGCGGAACGGGGTATGACCGCCGAGGAGGCAGGCGAAAAGGCCGGCGTGTCCAAGGCGACGGTGAGCCGGTACGAGCGGGCCGTCGGCGCGGTGCGCTGGAACCAGGTAGACGCCTTGGCCAGGGCGTACGAAGCCTCTGACGAGGAGCGCGAACGCCTGGTCGCTCTCGCGAAGAACTCCAAGGACGTCGAGGGCTGGTGGCTTCCGTACGCCGAGAGGCTGTCGAGCCCGATGCGGCTCCTGCTGGCCATGGAGAACGAGGCACCCAGGATCAGCCACTACGCGCTTGGGCTGGTGCCCGGGCTGCTGCAAACCCTGGACTACGCCCGTGCGATCCGGCCCACGCCCGGCCACGCGCTTCCCGAGGCCGAGGTCGACGAGTATCTCGGCGTTCGGATGAGGCGACAACAGATCCTCGACCGGCCGGCGCCGCCCGACTACCGGGTGGTACTCGACGAGTCCGTCCTGCACCGGCAGGTCGGAGGCCCCCAGGTCATGGCCGCTCAGCTCGACTACCTGCTGGAACGTGGCCGTGCCGCATCCACGAGCATCCAAATCCTCCCGTTCTCGCAGGGCGCGTACACCGCGTCTCTCACGAGTTTCGTGATCCTCGGGGGCCCCGATCCCTCGCTCGACGTGATCTTCATCGAGAACCAGGTCGGAAGCCTGGTTCTGGAGGAGCCGGCCGCGCGGACCGAGTACACCAATGCGATCGAGTTCCTCCGCGGTGAGGCGCTCGACCCCGACTCCTCGGCAGCCCTCATCGCCGAGGCCAGAAAGACGCACCTGCAACTGACGTAG
- a CDS encoding thymidylate synthase produces the protein MINLTADSVAELFSAAVTLAKNGERVSPRGMATREVMNVSVTLTRPRARLLYAPPARILNPAFAVAETVWILSGTDDPWIFDYNSQLKQYTDDGVLRGAYGPRLRAWAGGIDQLRRVVDILRADPDSRRAIVQVFDPARDAAGHSDVPCTLGFRFHLRHGRLHMSTTMRSQDVWVGMPYDLFCFTTIHELVAGWLDVRPGMYRHHVDSFHIYESDIERAEELTEPAASPEMPKLTAPWDGFGILLDHVRAGRTTGHPGWDAMAATLSSYQTWKRGDHRRARAIAGALEGPLGDALTAWYTELDRRKACRAVPAGTR, from the coding sequence ATGATCAACCTGACCGCCGACAGCGTCGCTGAACTCTTCAGCGCAGCGGTCACCCTGGCCAAGAACGGTGAACGGGTCAGCCCCCGCGGGATGGCCACTCGCGAGGTCATGAACGTCAGCGTGACCCTGACGCGGCCCCGTGCCCGGCTTCTGTACGCGCCGCCGGCCCGGATCCTGAACCCGGCATTCGCCGTGGCGGAAACGGTGTGGATCCTGTCCGGAACCGACGACCCCTGGATCTTCGACTACAACAGCCAGCTGAAGCAGTACACGGACGACGGCGTTCTGCGCGGCGCGTACGGGCCGCGGCTCCGTGCGTGGGCTGGTGGGATCGATCAACTGCGTCGTGTCGTCGACATTTTGAGGGCGGATCCTGACTCGCGTCGAGCGATCGTCCAGGTCTTCGACCCGGCGAGGGATGCCGCGGGCCACAGCGACGTGCCCTGCACCCTCGGCTTCCGCTTCCACCTCCGCCACGGGCGCCTGCACATGTCGACGACCATGCGCAGTCAGGACGTGTGGGTCGGGATGCCCTACGACCTGTTCTGCTTCACCACCATCCACGAACTGGTCGCCGGGTGGCTGGACGTACGGCCGGGCATGTACCGGCACCACGTCGACTCCTTCCACATCTACGAGAGCGACATCGAGAGAGCCGAGGAGCTCACCGAACCGGCGGCCAGCCCGGAGATGCCGAAACTAACGGCCCCATGGGACGGCTTCGGCATCCTTCTCGATCACGTCCGGGCAGGCAGAACCACCGGGCATCCGGGCTGGGACGCCATGGCAGCCACCCTCTCCAGCTACCAGACCTGGAAGCGCGGAGACCACCGCCGAGCGCGGGCGATCGCCGGGGCCCTGGAAGGGCCCCTCGGCGATGCCCTGACCGCCTGGTACACCGAGCTCGACCGCCGGAAGGCTTGTCGGGCCGTGCCGGCGGGGACGAGGTGA
- a CDS encoding restriction endonuclease fold toxin-2 domain-containing protein, with translation MDLRHQTANFVNASWSLVGLRDLIYDMLSLLFAALAENGGMAGDDDAGRAFAAVYKPAVKAVFDSAGHAHQAMAGGANALVEGAEIFLKHESKIAAEILDRSPGAPGIGSMPSKPDCSARVSHEAEDLPEVVGETSGVDRYLLNQRFHGQREKLRKVAGSWRTASEILGNAYWDSDTAWRTATLDQAGDAADSIEGWFKKFVGKNPPPAQVSDQETLLANLPAACKMLANACEAYADHIGTALKRIPDENDPVLGDPLPVWRMPVFGGEGHDGGLPELVANDVHIAGLGHIPHALDASKAQVKIPKPDTDHGLLPPLPPLIPWPVRVPVLVPAGFRPANGPRRQPIPPPVPPDPRFPPLTGNDRKDFQTWLDSLRQGDVSGGKPAEVAYQKRVAGYPEYEVPIPPGFGKHNTLMVDGFRNSDGMAVEAKYVNDERKCYRTLDQLRESSQTGKRDFLYASDRKELAKYSAALKDPRNSEMRGVETVTNNPDSVGYWRLMMAAYGVKGYARYAP, from the coding sequence TTGGACCTTCGGCATCAAACAGCGAACTTCGTCAACGCGTCGTGGTCGCTGGTGGGTTTGAGAGACTTGATTTACGACATGTTGAGCCTCCTCTTCGCGGCTCTCGCCGAGAACGGTGGTATGGCGGGAGACGATGATGCCGGGCGGGCGTTCGCAGCCGTATACAAGCCTGCTGTGAAGGCTGTTTTCGACTCGGCAGGGCACGCTCACCAGGCCATGGCGGGCGGGGCGAATGCTCTCGTTGAAGGGGCGGAGATTTTCCTCAAGCACGAAAGCAAGATCGCCGCGGAAATACTCGACCGATCGCCCGGGGCGCCGGGAATCGGTTCGATGCCATCAAAACCGGACTGCTCGGCGCGAGTAAGCCATGAGGCCGAGGATCTACCCGAAGTCGTAGGTGAGACCAGCGGGGTGGATCGATACCTTCTCAATCAGCGATTCCACGGCCAGCGAGAGAAATTACGGAAGGTGGCAGGGAGTTGGCGTACTGCATCCGAGATCCTCGGTAACGCGTATTGGGACTCTGACACCGCGTGGCGAACGGCCACTCTCGACCAGGCAGGTGACGCGGCTGATTCCATTGAAGGCTGGTTCAAGAAGTTCGTTGGAAAGAATCCACCCCCCGCTCAAGTAAGCGACCAGGAAACCCTTCTCGCCAATCTTCCCGCAGCATGCAAAATGCTCGCCAACGCCTGCGAAGCGTACGCCGACCACATTGGCACTGCGCTCAAGAGGATCCCAGACGAGAATGACCCCGTCCTTGGTGACCCATTGCCGGTGTGGAGAATGCCGGTCTTCGGCGGCGAGGGCCACGACGGCGGACTTCCCGAGCTGGTGGCCAACGACGTGCACATCGCCGGACTGGGCCACATACCGCACGCCCTGGACGCGTCCAAGGCACAGGTGAAGATCCCGAAGCCGGATACAGACCACGGCCTCCTGCCCCCCCTACCACCACTGATCCCGTGGCCGGTGCGCGTGCCGGTTCTCGTCCCCGCTGGCTTCCGACCGGCCAACGGACCACGTCGACAACCGATCCCTCCACCAGTACCTCCGGACCCGCGCTTCCCGCCCCTGACAGGAAACGACCGGAAAGATTTCCAAACCTGGCTCGACTCACTACGCCAGGGTGACGTATCTGGAGGAAAGCCTGCGGAGGTCGCCTATCAGAAACGCGTAGCGGGATATCCGGAGTACGAAGTGCCGATCCCTCCGGGTTTCGGTAAGCACAACACCCTTATGGTCGACGGGTTCCGCAACAGCGACGGCATGGCGGTGGAAGCAAAATATGTCAACGACGAACGCAAGTGCTACCGAACCCTCGACCAACTCCGCGAAAGCAGCCAAACAGGAAAGAGAGACTTCCTGTACGCATCAGACCGCAAGGAGTTGGCCAAGTACTCCGCCGCCCTCAAAGACCCACGAAACAGCGAGATGCGCGGCGTGGAGACCGTCACGAACAACCCGGACTCCGTGGGATACTGGCGCCTGATGATGGCTGCTTACGGGGTGAAGGGCTACGCTCGCTATGCACCCTGA
- a CDS encoding helix-turn-helix transcriptional regulator: MSQKPKPLDDTVSLHAWFGVEVRNWRNQRGLSTAELGRRINVSASLIERIEKGTRSCGPARAAALDEALEAGGALIRLWRRVEEDADNVHRGRTTSPLPNPVADGTPKPMDAVPEDPDTLPGESETTVERRSFLAAASGTAMSATPMGLVPTLGHGALPKAVRPQDIEQVRAASTTLSGWDNLYGGAGMVREACTGQLTWASRLLHVRCPASLKEPLFTAVGDLAVVMGAAAFDAYEHNEARRLLKFAVECAEHVGNWHLRANAQNWRARQAIWVGAPDEGLTHAEQGLVRADRLTPREQAMLHNARARALAKMRDVQSTLAAIGRSDEVFSHARTGEDQPWMAYYDRAQHHGDTGHALYDATLLSGYSPRPAADRFRVAITGHRDTYLRSRAISGTKLASLTMATGDPREAVAIAHKALKEAGRVSSKRTLDDVRDLRRLSLNRTLPQGELHQLREHIDTTVLS, encoded by the coding sequence ATGTCGCAGAAGCCGAAGCCCTTGGACGACACCGTGTCGCTTCACGCCTGGTTCGGCGTGGAGGTACGGAACTGGCGCAACCAGCGCGGCCTCAGCACGGCAGAACTGGGCAGGAGAATCAACGTCAGCGCGTCCCTGATCGAACGGATCGAGAAGGGCACCCGATCATGCGGGCCCGCCAGGGCCGCCGCCCTGGATGAGGCGCTGGAGGCAGGCGGAGCACTGATCAGACTGTGGCGGCGGGTCGAGGAGGATGCGGACAACGTCCACCGCGGCAGAACCACCAGCCCGCTGCCCAACCCCGTCGCTGACGGTACTCCGAAGCCGATGGACGCCGTGCCGGAAGATCCGGACACGCTCCCGGGTGAAAGCGAGACAACCGTGGAACGTCGATCCTTCCTCGCCGCCGCCAGCGGCACCGCCATGTCCGCCACACCCATGGGCTTGGTACCGACCCTGGGCCACGGCGCCCTACCGAAGGCCGTACGCCCGCAGGACATCGAGCAGGTCCGAGCCGCCTCGACCACACTCTCCGGCTGGGACAACCTGTACGGAGGCGCCGGCATGGTGCGTGAAGCCTGCACAGGACAGCTCACCTGGGCATCACGCCTACTGCACGTACGCTGCCCGGCCTCTCTGAAGGAGCCGCTGTTCACGGCCGTAGGTGACCTCGCCGTCGTCATGGGAGCCGCCGCCTTCGACGCCTATGAGCACAACGAAGCCCGCCGGCTGCTGAAGTTCGCCGTCGAGTGCGCCGAGCACGTGGGCAACTGGCACCTGCGCGCCAACGCGCAGAACTGGCGAGCCCGCCAGGCCATCTGGGTCGGCGCGCCCGACGAGGGGCTGACCCACGCCGAGCAGGGACTCGTCCGCGCCGACCGTCTCACGCCGCGCGAGCAGGCCATGCTCCACAACGCCCGCGCCCGAGCCCTGGCGAAGATGCGTGACGTCCAGAGCACCCTGGCCGCGATCGGCCGCAGCGACGAGGTGTTCTCCCACGCCCGGACCGGTGAGGACCAGCCCTGGATGGCCTACTACGACCGCGCCCAGCACCACGGAGACACCGGTCACGCCCTCTACGACGCCACACTGCTCTCCGGCTACTCCCCCCGGCCCGCCGCCGACCGCTTCCGCGTCGCCATCACCGGACACCGGGACACCTACCTCCGCTCGCGCGCCATCTCCGGCACCAAACTCGCCTCGCTCACCATGGCCACCGGAGATCCCCGGGAGGCGGTCGCCATCGCGCACAAGGCATTGAAGGAAGCAGGCCGCGTGAGTTCCAAGCGCACCCTCGACGACGTCCGCGACCTGCGCCGCCTCTCCCTCAACCGCACTCTGCCGCAAGGCGAGCTTCACCAACTCCGCGAGCACATCGACACCACGGTCCTGTCATGA
- a CDS encoding phosphotransferase family protein, with product MTADRLSASFAVLIEAAGAADISCTGAEPIRFAENDIWRLPGKIVARISRAGQDKAAVREVAVTRWLAGSGLRAVRPLDIDQPVVVGGRAVTFWEELPPHRTGTVMDLAPLLRQMHDLPVPNIPLGTMNPFVRVADRITQASWLPDTDRTWLMGQLADLEQQWNELPEGRPARVIHGDAWQGNCVITDTEATTYLLDFERTSLGRPEWDLTATAGDMETFGTLPREDYERYCEAYGHDVTSWSGYRTMLSIRELRQASFAVQYADEQPGARDQAAYRVSCIRGLEGPRPWRWTAIP from the coding sequence ATGACAGCAGACCGGCTCAGCGCGTCCTTCGCGGTCCTCATCGAGGCCGCAGGCGCGGCAGACATATCCTGTACAGGAGCTGAGCCCATACGTTTCGCCGAGAACGACATCTGGCGCCTCCCCGGCAAGATCGTCGCTCGTATCTCCCGCGCGGGCCAGGACAAGGCCGCCGTCCGCGAGGTGGCGGTCACGCGCTGGCTCGCGGGAAGCGGACTCCGTGCGGTCCGGCCGCTGGACATCGACCAGCCGGTCGTAGTCGGCGGTCGCGCGGTGACCTTCTGGGAAGAACTCCCACCCCACCGCACCGGCACCGTCATGGACCTGGCTCCACTCCTTCGGCAGATGCACGACCTGCCGGTACCGAACATCCCGCTCGGCACCATGAACCCCTTCGTACGCGTCGCGGACCGCATCACCCAGGCATCCTGGCTCCCGGACACCGACCGCACCTGGCTCATGGGACAGCTCGCCGACCTGGAACAGCAGTGGAACGAACTCCCCGAAGGCCGACCTGCCCGCGTCATCCACGGCGACGCCTGGCAGGGCAACTGCGTGATCACGGACACCGAGGCAACCACGTACCTCCTGGACTTCGAGCGAACGTCGCTCGGCCGCCCGGAATGGGACCTGACCGCCACCGCCGGCGACATGGAAACCTTCGGCACCCTGCCGCGCGAGGACTACGAACGCTACTGCGAGGCCTACGGCCACGACGTCACCTCCTGGAGCGGCTACCGCACCATGCTCAGCATCCGGGAACTCCGCCAGGCCTCCTTCGCCGTCCAGTACGCCGACGAACAACCCGGCGCCCGGGACCAGGCCGCCTACCGCGTGTCCTGCATACGAGGGCTGGAAGGCCCACGACCGTGGAGGTGGACCGCGATCCCATGA
- a CDS encoding DUF397 domain-containing protein yields MDHSQLAWRKSSYSGNPNNECVECARSRRGRILVRDSKDPGRAMVSFGARAWSEFADAIGAGQLHRSPE; encoded by the coding sequence ATGGACCACTCCCAGCTCGCCTGGCGCAAGAGCAGCTACAGCGGGAATCCGAACAACGAATGTGTGGAATGCGCACGCTCCCGTAGGGGCCGCATACTCGTTCGCGACTCGAAAGACCCGGGCCGTGCCATGGTCAGCTTCGGCGCCCGGGCATGGTCGGAGTTCGCGGACGCCATCGGCGCTGGCCAACTCCACCGATCGCCTGAGTGA
- a CDS encoding carbamoyltransferase C-terminal domain-containing protein — MSMPPSVVLGLCSFTHDSAAALLVDGELIGFVEEERLSEQKHTSAYPDRAVAWVLAKAGLRPSDVDVVAYNFQSARYLAEAPAAMRLAFSPEARGRVMARAAGFTRVAVRTCRRVHALAGRFPAAEVVAVRHHRAHQLAAFTASGWAGSAVLVVDSLGERQTTTIAHALGRQYPQLVELQALKDPASLGYVYGAVTQHLGWRRGDEEGTVMALAALGDPSRFRRLFARAIRMTVSGFVVDPAHFPPRTLISGAQRVTPRFVAETCPARSAAEPVQQVHQDLAAALQERTEQVMVHLARQARLLTVSRRLCVGGGVATNCVSIGKIIEDGAFDEVRVPPAPGDAGTAIGAAVAAYIDRDGRKPLSGIADACYLGPSYPNAAPDLSQWPGLKQRRPEHAVTEFLASQLADGAIVGVFRGRIEAGPRALGNRSILASPLSPGVVDRLNSTVKFREPFRPFAPVTPLSEARTYFDLDQSTPYMSVAAQVTDITRKRIPSIVHANGTARVQTVTAAQNPFLHEVLMAFGRRTGVPVLINTSLNVKGKPICGTPDMALDCLAHSGLDALLLEGRWITK, encoded by the coding sequence ATGAGTATGCCTCCGTCCGTGGTCCTCGGCCTCTGCTCCTTCACTCATGACTCCGCCGCGGCCCTGCTCGTCGACGGCGAGCTGATCGGCTTCGTCGAGGAAGAACGCCTCTCGGAGCAGAAGCACACCAGCGCATATCCGGACCGGGCCGTCGCCTGGGTGCTCGCGAAAGCCGGCCTCCGACCGAGCGACGTGGATGTTGTCGCGTACAACTTCCAGTCGGCCCGCTACCTGGCCGAGGCGCCTGCCGCCATGCGACTGGCGTTTTCACCGGAGGCTCGTGGGCGTGTCATGGCCCGGGCTGCGGGCTTCACCCGGGTGGCCGTGCGCACGTGCCGGCGCGTTCATGCTCTCGCGGGCCGATTCCCGGCGGCCGAGGTCGTGGCGGTGCGACACCACCGCGCTCACCAACTCGCGGCCTTCACCGCCTCGGGGTGGGCAGGTTCCGCTGTGCTCGTCGTGGACAGTCTCGGCGAGCGTCAGACCACCACCATCGCCCACGCGCTGGGGAGGCAGTACCCGCAGTTGGTCGAGCTCCAGGCCCTCAAGGACCCGGCCTCTCTGGGCTACGTCTACGGCGCGGTCACCCAGCATCTCGGCTGGCGGCGCGGAGACGAGGAGGGCACGGTGATGGCGCTCGCCGCGCTCGGCGATCCGTCTCGCTTCCGACGCCTCTTCGCCCGTGCAATCCGCATGACCGTATCCGGCTTCGTTGTGGACCCCGCCCACTTTCCACCCCGCACGCTCATCTCCGGGGCTCAGCGGGTCACCCCCCGTTTCGTCGCCGAAACCTGTCCCGCTCGATCCGCGGCTGAGCCCGTTCAGCAGGTCCACCAGGACCTGGCGGCCGCTCTTCAGGAACGGACGGAGCAGGTCATGGTGCACCTCGCACGCCAAGCACGCCTTCTGACCGTCTCGCGCCGACTGTGCGTGGGCGGCGGCGTGGCAACCAACTGCGTGAGCATCGGAAAGATCATCGAGGACGGCGCCTTCGACGAGGTCCGCGTACCGCCGGCCCCGGGCGACGCCGGCACCGCCATCGGCGCAGCCGTCGCCGCGTACATCGATCGCGACGGCCGCAAACCGCTGAGCGGGATCGCAGACGCCTGCTACCTCGGCCCTTCGTACCCGAACGCGGCACCGGACCTGAGCCAGTGGCCGGGTCTCAAGCAGAGAAGGCCGGAACACGCCGTGACGGAGTTCCTCGCGAGCCAGCTCGCCGACGGCGCGATCGTCGGCGTCTTCCGGGGGCGTATCGAGGCAGGCCCCCGCGCCCTGGGAAACCGGTCGATCCTCGCCTCGCCTCTCAGCCCCGGGGTGGTCGATCGGCTGAACTCCACCGTGAAGTTCCGAGAGCCGTTCCGGCCCTTCGCGCCCGTGACGCCTCTCTCGGAGGCTCGGACCTACTTCGACTTGGACCAGTCCACCCCTTACATGTCCGTCGCCGCTCAGGTAACCGACATCACACGGAAGCGTATTCCCTCGATCGTCCACGCCAATGGCACCGCGCGCGTGCAGACCGTCACGGCCGCCCAGAACCCCTTCCTCCACGAGGTCCTGATGGCCTTCGGTAGGCGCACCGGTGTCCCCGTCCTGATCAACACCTCCTTGAACGTGAAGGGCAAGCCGATCTGCGGCACACCGGACATGGCCCTGGACTGCCTGGCCCACTCCGGGCTGGACGCACTGCTGCTGGAAGGCCGGTGGATCACCAAATGA